The proteins below are encoded in one region of Thermococcus peptonophilus:
- the radA gene encoding DNA repair and recombination protein RadA — protein sequence MGRKKKVEDEVKELDEFEELDVEESLSSSAEQSKPGKKLTTLEDLPGVGPATAEKLREAGYDTIEAIAVASPLELKEIAGISEGAALKIIQAAREAANIGTFMRADEYMKRRTTIGKISTGSKALDKLLGGGIETQAITEVFGEFGSGKTQLAHTLAVMVQKPPEEGGLGGSVIWIDTENTFRPERIKQIAENRGLDPEEALKNIYVARAFNSNHQMLLVEKAEEIIKEKAESDRPVKLLVVDSLMAHFRSEYVGRGTLAERQQKLAKHLADLHRLADLYDIAVFVTNQVQAKPDAFFGDPTRPVGGHILAHSATLRVYLRKGKAGKRVARLIDSPHLPEGEAVFRITEKGVED from the coding sequence ATGGGCCGCAAGAAGAAAGTTGAGGATGAAGTCAAAGAGCTTGATGAGTTTGAGGAGCTTGATGTTGAAGAGTCACTTTCATCATCTGCTGAGCAATCAAAGCCTGGTAAAAAACTCACGACTCTCGAGGACCTTCCTGGGGTTGGTCCAGCCACCGCCGAAAAGCTGCGTGAGGCCGGTTACGACACGATAGAGGCAATAGCGGTTGCTTCTCCTCTGGAGCTTAAGGAGATAGCGGGGATAAGTGAGGGTGCCGCGCTCAAGATCATCCAGGCGGCGAGGGAAGCCGCCAACATTGGAACCTTCATGCGCGCCGACGAGTACATGAAGAGAAGAACTACGATAGGCAAGATTTCCACTGGAAGCAAAGCCCTTGACAAGCTCCTGGGCGGCGGTATTGAGACGCAGGCCATCACGGAAGTATTCGGTGAGTTTGGAAGTGGAAAGACCCAGCTCGCCCACACACTAGCTGTGATGGTTCAGAAGCCGCCTGAAGAAGGGGGTCTCGGCGGTTCCGTCATCTGGATAGACACAGAAAACACCTTCAGGCCTGAGAGGATAAAGCAGATCGCCGAAAACCGCGGCCTCGACCCAGAGGAGGCCCTTAAGAACATCTACGTCGCGAGGGCATTCAACAGCAACCATCAGATGCTCCTCGTCGAGAAGGCCGAGGAAATCATCAAAGAGAAGGCAGAGAGTGACAGGCCTGTAAAGCTCCTCGTCGTGGACTCCCTCATGGCGCACTTCAGGAGTGAGTACGTCGGCAGGGGAACCCTGGCTGAGAGGCAACAGAAGCTGGCCAAGCACCTCGCTGACCTCCACAGGTTGGCTGACCTCTACGACATAGCGGTCTTCGTGACCAACCAGGTTCAGGCGAAGCCCGATGCCTTCTTCGGCGACCCGACGAGACCTGTTGGAGGTCACATCCTTGCCCACAGCGCCACTCTTAGAGTCTACCTCAGGAAGGGCAAAGCTGGAAAGAGGGTCGCAAGGCTCATAGATAGCCCGCACCTCCCTGAGGGTGAGGCGGTCTTCAGGATAACCGAGAAGGGCGTCGAGGACTGA
- the nucS gene encoding endonuclease NucS yields MSKDKVTVVISPSIEELVSLVNSALLEEAMLTIFARCKVHYDGRAKSELGSGDRVIIVKPDGSFLIHQSKKREPVNWQPPGSRVRLELRENPVLVSIRRKPKETLEVELEEVYMVSVFRAEDYEELTLTGSEAEMAELIFENPEVIEPGFKPLFREKTIKSGIVDILGRDSNGNIVVLELKRRRAELHAVRQLKSYVEILKEEYGDKVRGILVAPSLTSGAKRLLEKEGLEFRKLEPPKKKGKTKGKQKTLF; encoded by the coding sequence ATGTCCAAGGACAAGGTAACGGTCGTCATATCACCTTCAATTGAAGAGCTCGTTTCGCTTGTCAATTCCGCCCTCTTAGAGGAGGCCATGCTGACTATTTTTGCCCGCTGTAAGGTTCACTACGATGGAAGGGCAAAGAGCGAGCTCGGTTCCGGCGACAGGGTTATCATAGTCAAGCCCGACGGCTCTTTTCTCATACACCAGAGCAAGAAGCGCGAGCCTGTGAACTGGCAGCCACCGGGTAGCAGGGTGAGGTTGGAGCTGAGGGAGAACCCTGTTCTCGTTTCGATAAGGAGAAAGCCCAAGGAAACCCTTGAGGTCGAGCTCGAAGAGGTCTACATGGTCTCCGTCTTCCGGGCTGAGGACTACGAGGAACTCACCCTTACCGGAAGCGAGGCCGAAATGGCAGAGCTTATCTTTGAAAATCCAGAGGTCATAGAGCCCGGCTTCAAGCCGCTTTTCCGCGAGAAGACAATCAAGTCCGGGATTGTTGATATCCTTGGAAGGGACAGTAACGGGAATATCGTCGTCCTTGAGCTTAAGCGCAGGAGGGCGGAACTCCATGCCGTCAGACAGCTCAAGAGCTACGTAGAGATCCTGAAGGAAGAGTACGGCGATAAAGTTCGTGGTATCCTCGTTGCCCCGTCGCTCACTTCCGGAGCAAAGAGGCTCTTGGAGAAGGAGGGCCTCGAGTTCAGAAAGCTTGAACCGCCGAAAAAGAAGGGCAAGACAAAAGGCAAACAGAAGACGCTGTTTTAG
- a CDS encoding DUF473 domain-containing protein, with protein sequence MEAILIAGIARRLLDELLRNPYRTVELRSARNVLAVEKAMEDLKKLFLTYEPFEDVRSGTEGLITELIEARELNMRVPWEESDEREVTVCRARIKLLGLGRVVKIERRDSIVVVKVREMLPQEMQIG encoded by the coding sequence ATGGAGGCTATACTGATAGCTGGAATCGCGCGGAGGCTCCTTGACGAGCTTTTGAGGAACCCTTACAGGACGGTTGAGCTCAGGAGTGCCAGAAACGTCCTCGCAGTCGAGAAGGCTATGGAAGACCTAAAAAAATTATTTCTGACGTATGAACCCTTTGAGGACGTTAGAAGCGGAACAGAGGGGCTGATAACCGAGTTAATAGAGGCCAGAGAACTTAACATGAGAGTTCCGTGGGAGGAAAGCGACGAGCGGGAAGTGACCGTCTGCAGGGCGAGGATAAAGCTCCTCGGCCTTGGAAGGGTTGTAAAGATTGAGAGGAGAGACTCGATAGTAGTTGTGAAGGTTAGAGAAATGCTCCCGCAGGAGATGCAGATTGGCTAA
- a CDS encoding proteasome assembly chaperone family protein: MENGKPVKLVLPEIKNPILIEGYPGIGLVGHIAANFLAKELKMDMIGYVESPFLPPMALILEGKPNPPLRFYGKDNVIVAVADIYVPPTLVNEIAKELVNYLSEMKAEKVISMGGIGIGFFKEQLDVWGVGSSEELNKELEEKGVKILQYGSIMGMSGKLLWEASRKGLNAYALMGETFGDRPDPRAAANVLEVVKKLTSIDLSTEPLLQEARMIEEQLRKMHEQMEQARQRAEKQYESLYL; this comes from the coding sequence ATGGAGAACGGGAAGCCGGTCAAGCTCGTCCTGCCAGAGATTAAGAACCCGATCCTCATCGAAGGCTACCCCGGAATAGGCCTCGTGGGCCACATAGCGGCGAACTTCCTGGCGAAGGAGCTGAAGATGGACATGATAGGCTACGTGGAAAGTCCGTTCCTGCCGCCGATGGCACTGATCCTTGAGGGGAAGCCAAACCCACCGCTGAGGTTCTACGGAAAGGACAACGTCATAGTGGCGGTAGCTGACATCTACGTCCCTCCCACGCTCGTCAACGAGATAGCCAAGGAGCTCGTGAACTACCTGAGCGAGATGAAGGCCGAGAAGGTAATTTCAATGGGCGGCATAGGGATAGGCTTCTTCAAGGAACAGCTCGACGTCTGGGGCGTCGGTTCAAGCGAGGAGCTCAACAAGGAGCTTGAGGAGAAGGGGGTTAAGATACTCCAGTACGGCTCGATAATGGGCATGAGCGGAAAGCTCCTCTGGGAAGCGAGCAGAAAGGGCCTGAACGCTTACGCGCTGATGGGCGAGACCTTCGGCGACAGGCCCGACCCGAGGGCAGCAGCAAACGTCCTTGAAGTCGTCAAGAAGCTCACCAGCATTGACCTCAGCACGGAGCCGCTCCTCCAGGAGGCCAGGATGATTGAGGAGCAGCTCAGGAAGATGCACGAGCAGATGGAGCAGGCCAGACAGAGGGCCGAGAAGCAGTACGAGAGCCTGTACCTGTGA
- a CDS encoding S-methyl-5'-thioadenosine phosphorylase translates to MPKIGIIGGSGVYGVFEPKETVKVHTPYGRPSAPVEIGEIEGVEVAFIPRHGKHHEFPPHEVPYRANIWAFKELGVERVIGITAVGSLREEYKPGDIVITDQFIDFTKKRDYTFYNGPRVAHVSMADPFCPELRKIFYETAKELGFPVHEKGTYVCIEGPRFSTRAESFMFRQFAHIIGMTLVPEVNLARELGMCYVNIATVTDYDVWADKPVDAQEVLKVMAENNYKVQELLKKGIPKIPEERHCGCADVLKTMFV, encoded by the coding sequence ATGCCGAAGATAGGTATCATCGGCGGTTCTGGAGTTTACGGCGTCTTCGAGCCGAAGGAGACCGTTAAGGTGCACACTCCCTATGGAAGGCCTTCAGCTCCAGTGGAAATAGGGGAGATTGAGGGCGTTGAGGTTGCTTTCATCCCGCGCCACGGCAAGCACCACGAGTTCCCGCCACACGAGGTTCCCTACAGGGCCAACATTTGGGCTTTCAAGGAGTTGGGCGTTGAGAGGGTTATTGGAATCACTGCAGTTGGTTCTCTTCGTGAGGAATACAAGCCCGGCGATATAGTCATAACCGACCAGTTCATAGACTTCACTAAAAAGAGAGACTATACCTTCTACAACGGGCCGCGCGTTGCCCACGTTTCAATGGCAGATCCATTCTGTCCAGAGCTAAGGAAGATATTCTACGAGACCGCCAAGGAGCTCGGCTTCCCGGTTCACGAGAAGGGCACCTACGTCTGCATTGAAGGGCCGAGGTTCTCCACGAGGGCGGAGAGTTTCATGTTCAGGCAGTTCGCCCACATCATCGGAATGACCCTCGTCCCGGAGGTCAACCTTGCCAGGGAGCTCGGCATGTGCTACGTCAACATAGCGACCGTTACCGACTACGATGTCTGGGCAGACAAGCCAGTGGATGCCCAGGAAGTCCTTAAGGTCATGGCCGAGAACAACTACAAGGTTCAGGAGCTCCTCAAGAAGGGCATTCCGAAGATTCCCGAAGAGAGGCACTGCGGCTGTGCCGATGTTCTGAAGACGATGTTCGTGTGA
- a CDS encoding thermonuclease family protein, translating into MRRAGIMLVSLVVFILLSLGFVSAYEFQAYGKVTRVVDGDTLWFYSYYGYRAGESFKVRFADINAPEIYTPEGQESKAALEWLFDNYGHYVYLDVDDVYETDHYGRVVAVVYLPFWYYGYALNVNEWLVESGYASIWDHYNEFNPYTWSLWVPI; encoded by the coding sequence ATGAGGCGTGCTGGAATTATGCTGGTTTCGTTAGTCGTTTTTATTCTTCTAAGTTTGGGCTTCGTCTCGGCCTATGAGTTCCAGGCTTATGGAAAGGTTACCCGGGTCGTTGACGGAGACACACTTTGGTTCTACTCCTACTATGGCTACCGTGCCGGTGAGAGCTTCAAAGTCCGCTTTGCCGACATAAATGCCCCTGAGATTTATACTCCAGAAGGGCAGGAGTCAAAGGCAGCTCTGGAGTGGCTCTTCGACAACTATGGGCACTACGTTTACCTCGACGTTGACGACGTCTACGAGACCGACCATTATGGGAGGGTTGTTGCCGTCGTTTATCTCCCGTTCTGGTACTACGGCTACGCACTGAACGTCAACGAATGGCTCGTTGAGAGCGGCTACGCTTCCATTTGGGATCACTACAACGAGTTCAACCCCTACACCTGGAGCCTCTGGGTGCCCATCTGA
- a CDS encoding amidohydrolase family protein: MSILIKNGYVIYGENLNVVKADVLIEGNRVVSVERNINEAADTVIDATGRVVSPGFINLHTHSPMGLLRGLADDLPLMDWLQNHIWPREAKLTPEYIKVGAYLGALEMIRSGTTTFLDMYFHMDKVAEAVLDAGLRGYLSYGMIDLGDPDRTEREIKEALREMEAIEKLNSDRVHFVFGPHAPYTCSIALLKEVRKLASEHRKLITIHVSETMAEIGQITERYGKSPVVLLDDIGFLGNDVIIAHGVWLDSRDIQILARHGVTVAHNPGSNMKLASGVMPLEKLLNAGVNVGLGTDGSASNNNLDMLEEMKLAALLHKVHNLDPTVADARTVFRMATQNGAKALRLNAGVIKEGYLADIIIINFNRPHLRPINDVISHLVYSANGNDVETTIVGGKILMLDGEVLTLDEEKVISEAEKVSEKLA, translated from the coding sequence ATGAGCATTCTCATCAAGAATGGATACGTTATCTACGGCGAGAACCTCAACGTTGTGAAGGCTGACGTCCTCATCGAGGGCAACAGGGTCGTGAGCGTCGAGAGGAACATAAACGAGGCCGCTGACACCGTTATAGACGCCACCGGAAGGGTAGTTTCTCCCGGCTTCATAAACCTGCACACCCACTCGCCTATGGGCCTCCTTAGAGGCTTGGCGGATGATCTCCCCCTAATGGACTGGCTCCAGAACCACATCTGGCCGAGGGAGGCAAAACTCACCCCCGAGTACATCAAGGTCGGTGCCTACCTTGGAGCGCTTGAGATGATAAGGAGCGGGACTACTACTTTCCTCGATATGTACTTCCATATGGACAAGGTGGCAGAGGCCGTTCTCGATGCTGGCTTAAGGGGATATCTTTCCTACGGCATGATAGACCTCGGCGACCCGGACAGGACGGAGAGGGAAATAAAGGAGGCTCTCCGCGAGATGGAGGCGATAGAGAAACTAAACTCTGATAGAGTCCACTTCGTCTTCGGGCCGCATGCGCCGTACACATGTTCGATAGCCCTCTTGAAAGAGGTTAGGAAGCTTGCGAGTGAGCATAGAAAACTCATAACGATTCACGTGAGCGAGACGATGGCGGAGATAGGTCAGATAACCGAGCGCTACGGAAAGAGCCCTGTAGTTCTCCTCGACGACATCGGCTTCCTTGGAAACGACGTCATAATAGCCCACGGCGTCTGGCTGGACAGCAGGGACATCCAGATTCTGGCCAGGCACGGCGTTACTGTTGCCCACAACCCGGGAAGCAACATGAAGCTCGCGAGCGGCGTCATGCCCCTCGAAAAGCTCCTCAACGCCGGCGTTAACGTTGGCTTAGGAACGGACGGAAGCGCGAGCAACAACAACCTCGACATGCTCGAGGAGATGAAGTTAGCGGCCCTCCTCCACAAGGTCCACAATCTCGATCCCACCGTAGCGGACGCCAGGACGGTCTTCAGGATGGCCACACAGAACGGAGCAAAGGCATTAAGACTCAACGCGGGCGTCATTAAGGAGGGCTACCTGGCTGATATCATCATAATCAACTTCAACAGGCCGCACCTCAGGCCCATTAACGACGTGATAAGCCATCTCGTCTATTCTGCCAATGGAAACGACGTTGAGACGACGATAGTCGGCGGAAAAATCCTGATGCTCGACGGAGAAGTCCTGACCCTCGACGAGGAGAAGGTTATCAGCGAGGCCGAGAAAGTCTCAGAAAAGCTCGCCTGA
- a CDS encoding [protein ADP-ribosylglutamate] hydrolase, whose translation MVEFEIVKGDITRFPAEAIVNAANRYLEHGGGVAYAIAKAAAGDPREYIRISKEAMREQIGRGYIEHGEVVVTPAMRLEKHGIRYVIHTVGPYCGGIWDGDKKEKLRKAILGALRKAEELGVKTIAFPAVSAGIYGCPLEEVVKTFKEAVEEFRKEARGVERVYLVLYSEGDYERALRVV comes from the coding sequence GTGGTCGAGTTTGAGATCGTTAAGGGAGACATAACCCGCTTTCCGGCCGAGGCGATAGTCAACGCAGCCAACAGGTACCTTGAGCACGGCGGCGGTGTTGCCTACGCAATAGCAAAGGCAGCCGCAGGCGATCCGAGGGAATACATCAGGATAAGTAAGGAAGCCATGCGTGAACAGATAGGAAGGGGTTACATCGAGCACGGGGAAGTCGTTGTAACGCCGGCCATGCGGCTCGAAAAACACGGCATCCGCTACGTCATTCACACCGTTGGCCCATACTGCGGTGGGATCTGGGACGGGGACAAGAAGGAGAAGCTGAGGAAGGCCATCCTCGGGGCGCTGAGAAAGGCGGAGGAGCTTGGGGTCAAAACGATAGCCTTTCCGGCGGTAAGCGCTGGCATCTACGGCTGTCCGCTTGAGGAAGTCGTGAAGACCTTCAAAGAAGCTGTTGAAGAGTTCAGAAAGGAAGCGAGGGGCGTCGAGAGGGTTTATCTTGTGCTGTACTCAGAGGGGGACTACGAGAGGGCTCTGAGAGTTGTTTGA
- a CDS encoding PEGA domain-containing protein, whose amino-acid sequence MRKMSSILGLVLGLLLIIPYVGAFEVKMVSSGPSLDGGYSGEYFTNGFWIVYKVNSKTHSYFTKIVNASNNETVLTINERVGPVVPVEGGKYFLLTTIGNEYSLRLYRLEDGEYSLVWKFDTSRYGWVSSVLPVKDKDLILAGTVDVSQNNFGGHYVIGLDFSGTLKFATNLHVKRNTVSDILPAGNGMYLVIIPGLGHGLPYLGLIDESGNIVKSVRVNYPWASQYVYVQGRDFVMVSWHEKDEGYVKDLKTYYGIWTLNLTHVATVELPHRFLGATPVFDNNMLYLFTVEKSNSTYNLIESKYHLNGTLVWRRKVGKLKFEELPEPSNNCVISGENVLPIILPYSNVYVGVYLVGKAVNVVAVDFKDAIPLANASITLPVTYNEWGCSVGFMYDNKYIEAGSEVYSINTTAIPSAVIVDSNLPANVTVDGKWSGKTPFYLNVEPGRHRVEIVRRNYSPIERVVRVGSHEGVRVFATLTPLNATVVLTSTPTAEVDILPAGITVNTPSNVSLRNGTYTLIFKSKEYPGQYERIRKTVTLLPNETRTINVELSLIRSELNINSTVENATVYIDGKMVGNSPLQVFVVPGSHNVTLKAQGYLPESVEINATRPVLNVSVALTPVTDSNRDETFSSPTTATPSITHSSTSLKPTETESKKDTHSTCGPGFMVFLSITAVFALRRRNGSK is encoded by the coding sequence ATGAGGAAGATGAGTAGTATCTTGGGCTTAGTGCTGGGACTCCTGTTAATTATTCCGTATGTGGGAGCTTTTGAAGTTAAAATGGTTTCATCAGGCCCGTCTCTGGACGGGGGCTATTCAGGTGAATACTTCACGAACGGTTTTTGGATTGTCTATAAGGTGAATTCCAAGACTCACTCGTACTTTACGAAGATAGTAAACGCCTCGAATAATGAGACCGTCCTGACAATAAATGAGAGAGTTGGTCCCGTCGTGCCTGTAGAAGGGGGTAAATACTTCCTGCTGACTACAATTGGGAATGAGTACTCGCTGCGCCTGTATCGCCTGGAAGACGGTGAGTATTCCCTCGTCTGGAAGTTTGATACAAGCAGGTACGGCTGGGTCAGCTCCGTTCTCCCCGTGAAAGACAAGGATCTAATACTAGCTGGTACCGTCGATGTGTCTCAGAACAACTTCGGCGGGCATTATGTAATTGGTCTTGACTTCAGTGGCACCCTCAAGTTTGCCACAAACCTTCATGTGAAGAGAAATACTGTCTCGGATATACTTCCCGCGGGGAACGGGATGTACCTGGTAATAATCCCCGGTTTAGGTCATGGCCTTCCTTATCTTGGCCTCATAGACGAGTCGGGTAATATCGTTAAGTCAGTTAGGGTCAACTATCCCTGGGCTTCTCAGTATGTCTACGTCCAGGGACGTGATTTTGTTATGGTATCCTGGCATGAAAAAGATGAGGGGTACGTAAAGGATCTAAAAACCTACTATGGAATCTGGACTCTTAATTTAACCCACGTGGCTACTGTTGAGCTTCCACATAGATTTCTGGGTGCAACACCAGTTTTTGACAACAACATGCTCTATCTCTTTACCGTGGAGAAATCAAACTCGACTTATAATCTCATAGAGTCAAAATACCATCTGAACGGTACCCTCGTATGGCGCAGAAAAGTTGGAAAGCTAAAATTTGAAGAGCTTCCGGAGCCTTCGAACAATTGTGTGATTTCAGGGGAAAACGTTCTTCCGATAATACTCCCGTATTCTAACGTCTACGTTGGCGTTTACCTAGTGGGAAAAGCCGTTAATGTCGTGGCCGTGGACTTCAAGGACGCCATTCCCCTGGCGAATGCATCAATTACGCTGCCGGTAACCTATAATGAATGGGGTTGTTCCGTTGGGTTTATGTATGACAACAAGTACATAGAGGCAGGATCTGAGGTTTACTCCATAAACACCACGGCCATTCCCTCGGCGGTCATCGTAGACTCTAACCTTCCAGCGAACGTCACTGTTGATGGGAAGTGGTCTGGAAAAACTCCGTTTTATCTCAATGTGGAGCCTGGACGTCATAGAGTAGAGATTGTCCGGAGAAATTACTCCCCAATAGAGCGCGTTGTGAGGGTTGGTTCTCACGAGGGAGTCAGGGTTTTTGCTACTCTAACTCCACTAAACGCCACCGTTGTCCTCACATCAACTCCGACCGCTGAAGTTGACATCTTGCCTGCGGGCATCACGGTGAACACTCCCTCAAACGTCTCCCTCCGCAACGGAACGTACACGCTCATCTTCAAGTCCAAGGAGTATCCCGGACAGTACGAACGGATTAGAAAAACTGTGACTCTCCTCCCCAATGAAACCAGAACTATAAACGTTGAGCTATCCCTCATACGCTCTGAACTCAATATAAATTCAACTGTTGAGAACGCCACAGTATACATTGATGGGAAGATGGTGGGGAATTCCCCACTGCAGGTCTTTGTGGTTCCAGGTTCTCATAACGTTACCTTAAAGGCTCAGGGCTACCTCCCGGAGTCCGTTGAAATAAACGCGACAAGACCGGTTCTCAATGTTTCTGTGGCTTTAACTCCCGTCACCGACTCAAATAGAGACGAAACGTTTTCCAGCCCGACTACAGCAACCCCTAGCATTACCCACTCCAGTACTTCATTGAAACCCACTGAAACTGAGTCAAAAAAGGATACGCATTCAACATGCGGTCCAGGATTCATGGTTTTCCTTTCCATAACGGCTGTTTTTGCATTGAGAAGGCGGAATGGTTCTAAGTGA